A genomic region of Chloroflexota bacterium contains the following coding sequences:
- a CDS encoding ABC transporter ATP-binding protein: ADQIIVLDEGRIVGKGTHRELMETCEVYREIALSQLGREEAA; encoded by the coding sequence CGCTGACCAGATCATCGTTCTGGACGAGGGCCGAATCGTGGGCAAGGGGACCCACCGCGAACTGATGGAGACCTGCGAGGTTTATCGCGAAATCGCCCTGTCGCAACTGGGGCGGGAGGAGGCCGCATGA